AGGTCCCTGTTGGTCGCCGCCAGGATGCGCGCGTCGACCTGCTCCGGGTGCCGTCCCCCCACCGACGTGACCTCTCCACTCTGGAGCACGCGGAGCAGCTTCGCCTGCAGCTCCAGGGGCATGTCGCCGATCTCGTCCAGGAAGACGGTTCCGCCGCGGGCTTCGCGGAAGCGTCCCGGTCGAGCCTCGATCGCCCCGGTGAAGGCACCGCGC
This sequence is a window from bacterium. Protein-coding genes within it:
- a CDS encoding sigma-54 factor interaction domain-containing protein codes for the protein RGAFTGAIEARPGRFREARGGTVFLDEIGDMPLELQAKLLRVLQSGEVTSVGGRHPEQVDARILAATNRDLIRRQLAFPSERQLERPGEGVLAGLLFRVSDN